Genomic window (Nymphaea colorata isolate Beijing-Zhang1983 chromosome 1, ASM883128v2, whole genome shotgun sequence):
CATTTCTGGGGCACTACTTTAAGTAAAGTTTTAGCTTCCTTTGATAATGCCTGTTCTGAATCATTAGATTCTCTTACCAATTGTCTCAGTATAAAGCGGACATATATGTGCCTGGCGCCTTGGATCTGTTTGGGTTCAGCTGCAACCCATTTTTGTCAGATTGTTTGTTGAAATGGTTGAATAGTGTGGTTTTGATGTGTTgatggatcttgatgtatgggttcgggtctggacctGATCCAGTATGTCCTGAGTTACCCTAATCTTGTggttaatgaagttttctaagagagagagagtttggaggctagtgggcaccagacctcatcacctgtggttttttccctttagttgagggttttccacgttacatttCTGTTCGATCTTTGTTTcttgtgcgtctattatttctacatgaTGTTTTAGACATTTGCAATGAGCATGTACTTCAATTCATTTAGAAGGTAATTTTCTGTACTTAGCTCCATTGGGGACTTCTTTTTGGAAAATTGGGTGAGAATTAAGGAAGTAGGAGGCACCACTCGagtcgcatcgagtcgggtgcgcaccaGACATGGTTACGGCTCCGACTCACACTCAGGCCCAGTTAGAATGTCGTATTacaaaattacttatataatatatataataaattaataataataataataataaaataccatTAGCGCACCAttgcacctaatttttttggaatGTGCTGCTCCGACATGTGCATTCGCACCCGCACCcggcactcaggtgacatagcttTTCCCTTCTTAATGTTGttcttttgtctctttcttaTTATTCCATTTCAAATAGTTTGATATCCAATTACTTATTCTACTAAGTACTTTTTATGTCTGTGATGGTAAGCAAGAACAATCACAGGGCATAAGAGAACTGCTGATATTAATCCTTAGCAGATGTCATTAGCACACTAATTCGTTATTTATCACCTAAATGGTGTTCCCTTAGGATTCTATCAATAAGGTGTATGATATCGTAGAATATCTTAAATTGCTTCTTTGGTTATCTAATTCCAGATTCTCATCGAACTGGGTTTTAAGCTTCACATAATTTTCCTTGCCTACCTTGAATTCAAGTAATtgaaagttaaaaccagtgTTAGAGATATCAGTATATATCAGaagatttttatatttcttgcaatatttacaagaaaatcaaataaaacagtAATTGTTAAACGCTcaattttagaaattataatATTCAGTGTAATTGTACAAATATCAGCACTATTGTTGCCTTGATCAGTTTTTCGTAACAAGATCAATATATAGtttctcatcattttttatttcttctaaatATATGTACAATTACCAAAAACATTGTCAGTATGCattttatgaaaattcaaaatgccGCCTAAAGGTCGGATAATAAACAAGCACTGCCCAAAATTTGGATAATTAGGAACCGCTGCTGGGGCAAAAAACTAATGCCCAGCATGTAGAAGGCGGAGCAGTCACGCAGCGGCTACTTTcgccagtctctctctctcaccgtTTCATTTTCGCACCGGCCGACCGTACTTGCAGGTATATCTCTTTCTCGATTGAGGGCCGGCGTCGCTCTCTTCGTCTGTCTCTTTGTATCTCTCTCCGGCCAGGAAGTCCATCCGacttgccctctctctctccccctctcttttaCCGTCGAGGAAGGGCAGCGCCTTCCCCCACTCTCTCGCTTGCTTTATCTTGTTCTCTCTGATGCAAACAGGGGTGCTGctcctcccttttcctttcaGTTTCTCCTGGAGCATGTGTTTcacttatttattatttttgaaatgtgcttttgttttctcttttgttaagTCTTGAGTTAGTAGGCTGCTCTCCTTTGTTGGTCTTGTAGGTGATTCAACGAGATGTTAAAGTGTAGAGGAATTTGTTTAGAAtagtgctttcattttaaataaaatctaTTTTTGCGAGTATAATTAGAAATTGCTAATCTCTTTTTAAGTCAGAATTTGTTTAAACAAAATCTGTTTGGGTTAGTCCTTCGGAGTTTGCTAATTCTTTCCGTGTAGACATTGCTAGTCATGGCACCAAATTTGTTGACTAGCTAGTAACTGGTCATGGTAATGGGTTCTCCCAGCACTTCCACCTGCATGACTTTCTATTTTCGGCTGAATATGGTGCTCAACATAGATATTCATGTCTAGTATTTCCTAGCTTCAATTGAGATTTTAGTCCATGAATTAAGTGATAGTTTTTCGTATTATTTAAGTGTTCTCCGATAACATACTGTTATAGGATGTTGGCATGCATGTTTGCATATGATCATGTCAGCTCTTCGATAAGATGTGTTATTACAATGGCACAGCCAAATTATGCATGAAACTACATTTACTGGCTGTGCGTGCAACTGCAGCTTCATTGAAGCCAATTTAGGTATCCATTGGGCATTGGAATATCACCAGAAACAGGCCCTTAAGAACTGTTAAAAAGTGTTGCAGTGTTTCAGAAACCAATAAGGAGGTACTTTTGCTTGGTTACCTAGGTTGATTTCAAGTTTTTAATGTTTAGCTGCTGATATAGTTGCCAAAACATTTGGTGCTGTGGTCATGGATTGGTTGTGCTATTGAACTACATATAGAAGGCATTGCTAAGACAGGATGCTAGGACAAAAGATTTTTTGCATATAGAAGGTattcctaactaatcctaaTTCCTAAGATATGTCGGTTTGTGGATAACCTCACATTTGTTTGGATTGTTTTTCAATCTGTTTTCTTGATTGTGGATATAACTTTGCATGTGAATACAACTTGGCTGCGGTTTACATTGGACTATGTGTATAAGATGATTAATATGAGATAAATGTGCTTTTTATATTGTTGTCTACTTaaatatttgttgttttagtgggttttttatttttttttcattctttttacaGATATCATAAAATTTACTATCTTGATCCTGAAGCTTACACTTCAATGCCTTAAGCTGTATGCGTCGCTTCCTGATAAATTCAATGCTTTAACAACATTGGTCATTGCTGACAGCAACCTCACACTGCATCACTGTCCCTGCAGCTCTTAGTCATTGGTCACAGGTTCAATGGGCCATGTTACGGGTCAGGTTGTATCATCAGAAACCGTCTCTCTTTCGTTGGTTTCCTCCATCTTCAAACGATTCCTCTCCGCTGACAATGGCACTAGTGCTGAGGTCTTCGCTTGCCTCAAACGGTCGTCTGCTGCTGTCGATGAGCTCATTCAGGTCAAATCTAAAGGTGGTGCTGAAGGAGACCAATGCACTGGTCATGAGACCTTAGAGAAGAAGGCATCTCGTGATGGGCATGGTGGGAGTGAATCCAAAAAGCAACTAGGCCTTGAGGGAGACATTGTAGATGCCAAAAGGGGCAGTAAGTCTGACAAGCTCGGGAAGGTAGTTTGGAGAGAACATGCAGGACACCAGCAAAGTGTAGATGGGGATAAGAGACCAAGatcaaagcactcgcaaagcgaaGTGGTGGGCTTGGATGATCCTATGAAGGGCCATAGGCATAAGAAACGTGAGAAAAACCTAGAAAGCTTAGATGGGAGTCACCAGCCAGATTCCCTAGGGAGGGATTCTGGCAAAGAgcaaaaggaaagggaggatGAGGCTCCGGAGAACGAACGTGGGGAGAAGCACAAGATGCGCCATAAAGTTCACCATGTCATGGATCACAACATGCCA
Coding sequences:
- the LOC116249513 gene encoding uncharacterized protein LOC116249513; the protein is MGHVTGQVVSSETVSLSLVSSIFKRFLSADNGTSAEVFACLKRSSAAVDELIQVKSKGGAEGDQCTGHETLEKKASRDGHGGSESKKQLGLEGDIVDAKRGSKSDKLGKVVWREHAGHQQSVDGDKRPRSKHSQSEVVGLDDPMKGHRHKKREKNLESLDGSHQPDSLGRDSGKEQKEREDEAPENERGEKHKMRHKVHHVMDHNMPTNELEKELRQKHVKEPSKRDNRYQQVQEVAQFGDPTAGIVNGETEKKKKRKKEIGEGEDGGQENELHRDKKKRRK